Proteins encoded together in one Pseudomonas arsenicoxydans window:
- a CDS encoding alkene reductase, protein MTHHLFSPIKLGQLTLNHRVAMAPLTRSRAGQPGNVPTPMNVEYYRQRASAALIITEATQISQQGQGYAWTPGIHSDEQIQGWRAVSEAVHAEGGRIFLQLWHVGRVSHPVFQPNGGLPVAPTAQPVPGKTFILNEQGEGVWGDVPVPQELDIAGIEAIVADFRKAARNALLAGMDGVEIHAGNGYLLDQFINSASNQRSDRYGGSIENRARLLLEVVEAVTAEVGAERVAVRLTPMGRFMGMGDDTPEQTFGYIASRLNHWNLAYLHLVEPMMVGTVLDESNDPRWDAIIKQLRSDFHGVLMLAGGYSGETAEQAIAQGRADLIAFGRPFIANPDLPARLRGSNELNVADGNSFFGGDAKGYIDYPVLA, encoded by the coding sequence ATGACTCATCACTTGTTCAGCCCGATCAAACTCGGTCAACTCACCCTCAATCACCGCGTCGCCATGGCGCCTCTGACTCGCTCGCGGGCAGGACAACCGGGCAACGTACCGACACCGATGAACGTCGAGTACTACCGTCAGCGTGCCAGTGCCGCATTGATCATTACCGAGGCTACGCAGATTTCGCAGCAGGGCCAGGGCTACGCCTGGACGCCCGGCATTCATAGCGACGAACAGATTCAGGGCTGGCGAGCTGTCAGCGAGGCGGTACACGCTGAAGGCGGACGCATTTTCCTCCAGCTCTGGCATGTGGGGCGAGTGTCGCACCCGGTGTTCCAGCCCAACGGCGGCTTGCCGGTGGCGCCGACCGCGCAGCCGGTACCCGGCAAGACCTTCATCCTCAATGAACAAGGCGAGGGCGTCTGGGGTGATGTACCTGTGCCTCAGGAGCTCGACATTGCGGGGATCGAAGCGATCGTTGCCGACTTCCGCAAAGCCGCTCGCAATGCGCTTCTGGCCGGTATGGACGGTGTGGAAATTCACGCGGGCAATGGCTACCTGCTCGACCAATTCATCAATAGCGCCAGCAATCAGCGCAGTGATCGCTACGGTGGAAGTATCGAAAACCGTGCGCGACTGCTGCTTGAGGTCGTGGAAGCCGTGACCGCGGAAGTAGGTGCCGAACGCGTTGCTGTTCGCCTGACACCGATGGGGCGTTTCATGGGGATGGGCGATGACACCCCGGAACAAACCTTTGGCTACATTGCGTCAAGGCTCAATCACTGGAATCTCGCTTACCTGCACCTGGTCGAACCAATGATGGTCGGCACAGTGCTCGACGAAAGTAATGATCCGCGCTGGGACGCGATCATCAAGCAGCTGCGTAGTGACTTTCACGGCGTTCTGATGCTGGCGGGTGGTTACTCCGGCGAAACGGCTGAACAGGCCATTGCACAGGGGCGTGCGGACCTCATCGCTTTTGGTCGCCCGTTTATTGCCAACCCCGACTTGCCAGCTCGTTTGCGCGGTAGCAACGAACTCAACGTGGCGGACGGCAACAGCTTTTTTGGTGGCGACGCCAAGGGCTACATCGATTATCCGGTGTTGGCATAA
- a CDS encoding FAD binding domain-containing protein yields the protein MGNHHATRRKVMKSSGVPKALVIGGSLGGLFAATALRAIGWQVDIYERSPAAMDSRGGGIVLQADVLQHFRYAGIHPAGALGVRSHDRLYLDRAGAVVHKEPMPQTQTSWNTLYSSLFSAFPAEHYHRGKTLVDLTQNEHRVTAIFADGSTAEADLLIGADGAGSTVRSVVLPGAAPAYSGYVVWRGLVDEEQLPDFAKTQLYEDFVFQQDPESLMLEYMVPGVNGSVNPGERRFNWLWYLKAAQGPELDAVLTDNNGHRRSHSIPPGALAPGQDAYIRGMGERQANPAFREVIRQTKDIFVQAILDLKVPQMVFGRVLLTGDAAFVPRPHTAGSTAKAARNALSLAQVIDDVGDIDEALLVWQKQQLAEGNRMGDWGVRMGNRIMGIAS from the coding sequence TTGGGCAATCATCATGCAACGAGGAGAAAGGTAATGAAAAGTTCAGGCGTTCCGAAGGCCTTGGTCATCGGCGGTTCCCTGGGTGGGCTGTTCGCCGCCACGGCGTTACGCGCGATTGGTTGGCAGGTCGATATTTACGAGCGATCCCCGGCGGCGATGGATAGCCGTGGCGGTGGCATCGTTCTGCAAGCCGATGTCCTGCAGCATTTTCGTTATGCGGGCATTCATCCGGCAGGTGCGCTTGGCGTTCGGTCCCATGATCGTCTCTACCTGGATCGAGCCGGTGCCGTGGTGCATAAAGAGCCGATGCCGCAAACCCAGACGTCCTGGAACACACTGTACAGCTCATTATTTTCTGCATTTCCTGCTGAGCATTATCACCGTGGCAAAACGCTGGTGGATCTGACTCAGAATGAGCACCGGGTGACTGCGATTTTTGCCGATGGCAGCACTGCCGAGGCCGACCTGCTGATTGGCGCTGATGGTGCGGGCTCAACCGTGCGTAGCGTGGTGTTGCCTGGAGCCGCACCGGCCTATTCGGGGTATGTGGTGTGGCGTGGGCTTGTCGATGAAGAGCAACTTCCAGACTTCGCCAAAACGCAGCTTTACGAGGACTTTGTTTTTCAACAGGACCCTGAATCGCTGATGCTGGAATACATGGTGCCGGGCGTGAATGGCTCCGTTAATCCTGGCGAGCGTCGGTTCAATTGGCTGTGGTATTTAAAAGCTGCGCAAGGGCCGGAACTGGACGCTGTGCTCACTGACAACAACGGCCATCGCCGTAGTCACTCCATTCCCCCCGGAGCCTTGGCCCCAGGGCAGGACGCTTATATACGGGGAATGGGTGAACGGCAGGCGAACCCGGCTTTTCGAGAAGTGATTCGCCAGACCAAGGATATTTTTGTGCAAGCGATCCTTGATCTCAAAGTTCCGCAAATGGTGTTTGGCCGTGTGCTGTTGACCGGCGATGCCGCTTTTGTGCCGCGTCCTCATACCGCCGGAAGCACGGCCAAGGCGGCTCGCAACGCATTGTCCCTGGCCCAGGTAATCGACGACGTCGGCGACATCGATGAAGCCCTGCTAGTCTGGCAGAAACAACAACTTGCGGAAGGCAATCGCATGGGCGATTGGGGGGTGCGTATGGGCAATCGGATTATGGGTATCGCCTCATAG